A stretch of Panthera tigris isolate Pti1 chromosome E2, P.tigris_Pti1_mat1.1, whole genome shotgun sequence DNA encodes these proteins:
- the VSTM2B gene encoding V-set and transmembrane domain-containing protein 2B isoform X1 has translation MEQRNRLGALGYLPPLLLHALLLFVADATFTEVPKDVTVREGDDIEMPCAFRASGATSYSLEIQWWYLKEPPRELLHELALSVPGARSKVTNKDATKISTVRVQGNDISHRLRLSAVRRQDEGVYECRVSDYSDDDTQEHKAQALLRVLSRFAPPNMQAAEAVSHIQSSGPRRHGPASAANANNLGATGAAGRATSDPGHGDKSPPPGSPPASPGPGVPEAAAASAAHAAATTVAAAAAASSASPPLGQAVLLRQRHGSGTGRSSATDPLLSLLLLALHKLLRLLVGH, from the exons ATGGAACAGCGGAACCGGCTCGGCGCCCTCGGATACctgccgccgctgctgctgcaCGCCCTGCTGCTCTTCGTGGCCGACG ctacATTTACCGAAGTCCCCAAAGATGTGACAGTACGGGAGGGAGACGACATCGAAATGCCCTGCGCGTTCCGGGCTAGCGGAGCCACCTCGTATTCGCTGGAGATTCAGTGGTGGTACCTCAAGGAGCCGCCCCGGGAGCTGCTGCACGAGCTGGCGCTCAGCGTGCCCGGCGCCCGGAGCAAG GTAACAAATAAGGATGCAACTAAAATCAGC ACCGTGCGCGTCCAGGGCAATGACATCTCGCACAGGCTGCGGTTGTCAGCTGTGCGGCGGCAGGACGAGGGCGTGTACGAATGCCGCGTGTCCGACTACAGCGACGACGACACGCAGGAGCACAAGGCCCAGGCGCTGCTGCGCGTGCTCTCGCGCTTCGCGCCGCCCAACATGCAGGCCGCCGAGGCCGTGTCCCACATTCAGAGCAGCGGTCCGCGTCGCCACGGCCCCGCCAGCGCTGCCAACGCCAACAACTTGGGTGCCACCGGCGCCGCAGGCCGAGCCACCTCCGACCCCGGCCACGGCGACAAAAGCCCGCCTCCGGGGagtcctcctgcctccccaggtCCCGGAGTCCCAGAGGCGGCCGCTGCCTCCGCGGCCCACGCAGCCGCCACCACTGTCGCGGCTGCGGCCGCTGCTTCGTCAGCGTCACCGCCACTGGGCCAGGCGGTCCTTCTGCGCCAGAGGCACGGCTCAG